The genomic window AATAGTTTTCTATATATTTAATTTTAATAACTTTGGAGGGAGATAATGAGAAAACTAATTCTACTACTCTTACTAATAAACCCTGTTTTGGCTGTAGTAATAAAAGCTCCTGCAGTTTCTATAACAGACCATGGTTTTGTAGGAGTACCTATAACATTTGAAATTCATGCTCAAAAAGGAGATGGGCATGTTTTTATAGACACTATGCCTTTAACTCAGTTAGATATGCAGAGTTCTGCAAGAATTGCTGCAAAGGTTGCTGGAGAGATAGCTAATAAAGATATTGATAATTATAATGTTTATATAATAGTTAGAAGTGATGTTCCAATTGTTGGTGGGCCATCAGCAGGAGGTACTATGACTATAGGCATTTTAGCTGAACTATTAAATTTAACAATAAATAAAAATGTAATGATGACTGGGACAATAAATCCTGACGGCTCTATTGGTCCTGTTGGAGGAATATTGGAAAAAATAGAAGCTGCTAAAGAAGCTAACTGCTCAATATTTTTAATTCCAAAAGGACAGAGGTATATTAAGGAAGGGGATAGGGAAGTTGATGCTGTAGAGTTTGGAAAAAGGTTAGGGATAGAGGTTGTAGAAGTGGGAAGTATATATGAGGCTTTTCCTTACTTTTTTAATAAAAAAATAACCATAAAATCATATCCTCCAAATCCCATAGCTGAAGAGAAATATAAGAGGATTATGAAAAGTCTAGCAGAAAAAATTTTGAATATGTCTGAAGAGAAATATAGAAACATATCCACAATATTGGAACAAGATTATTTTGGATATGAATACAACTATTTACTAAATTGTAAATTAAATGAAGCTAAAGAAATGATAGAAAAAGCAAATAGAGAGTATATAAACAAGAAATACTATTCAGCAACATCCACAGCTTTTAATGCACTTATAAAATTGGAGGATATTGAAAATAAAATTAAATTTTTGTCAGGAGTGAGTGTTAAATCAATACTATTAAAGATACAGGATGATATTAGCAAGGATAAAGAAATAGTTTATTCAAAAAATTTAACTACAAAAAACTTTGAGGAAGTGTTATCTGCAAGATTAAGAATAAAAAAGGCTGAATCTCTATTAGATGAAGCTTGGAAAGAATATTATTTAGGTAACTATGATAAAGCTATTGAATATGGTAGTTTTGCGGATATGAGAGGAAAATCAGCTATATGGTGGATATCATTAGCTGAAGAAGGTGGGGAAAAAATAGATAATAACAAGTTAAAAGTTTTAGCACAACAGTATTTAGACAATGCTCAAACAGTCTTAACCTACCTTGAAACTCTCTATCCAAATATAAATTTTGATGACTTGGAAAATGAATTAAAAAATGCTAAAGAGGCTTATAATGAAGGAGATTATATATTATCAATAGCTCAAAGTATTGATCTCTCTGTTAAGGCAGAAGTGCCTTTGGTAATATTCAGTGATATTGAATATCTAAAAAATTATGCAAAAAATAAAATAAACTTAGCAGAAAGATATATTACACCTATATCAGCTCTAAGCTATTATGAGTATGCTGAAACATTAGAAGATAATGTATCAAAAATAATGTATTACAAATACTCCTCCTACTGTGCTCAGATGGATTTGGATATATTAAAAATATTAAATAAAAGTGTCATTGTTAAAAATCCAGAAGGTAATTTATATAAAGAGGTTAAAGAGAAACCAGAATTAGATGAAACTGCTATAATAATAACAGCTGTATTATCAGGTTTAATAGGTTTTTCAGCTGGATACATATTTAGAAAAGTTACAGCTTAAAAATTTATTTTTTTGGTGATATTTTGAAACTACCTATGATAATTTGTAGGCTAAAAACAAATAAACCTCTTAAAAAGATCCACACTCCATATTTAAGGGGTTATATATTAAAGAAATTTCCAAACTATGTTGAGTTACATCATCACAGTAACGGTGGTTTTCTCTATATGTATCCAAAAATACAGTATAAGGTGATAAATGGAGATGCTGTAATTTTAGGAATAAAAGAAGGAATAAATATATTAAAAGACATTATTTTTGATATAGATAAACTTGAATTAAATAAAGAAGTGTATTATGTTGTAAATGGTTACATTAAAGCTGTGTTTGAAGAATTTGGGGAAAGTGAAGAGATGATAACTTATAAATTTATATCTCCATGGATAGCCCTAAATGAAAAGAATTATTTAAAATATAAAAATATGGATAATGAAAGTAGAAAAGAGCTATTAGAAAAAATTTTAATTGGAAATATCTTATCAATGAGCAAATATTTAAATTATACTGTCAAAGAAAAGCTTGAAGCTGAAATATTAAGATTAGAAAACTTAACTGTAAAATACAAAGGAAATAAATTTATTGGCTTCTTTGGAGAATTTAAAGTGAATTTTAACATACCAAATTATTTAGGGATAGGAAGAAAAGTGTCAAAAGGGTTTGGTACTGTGATTAGATTATGAAAGCTTTAATAATAGACTGCTTGGCTGTTAATGATGGTAAAAGAGTTTTAGCAAGAGATGTCATTGGAGCAGGGCCAAGGACTGTTAAAGGCATTTTAGAGAGTGAAGGGTTAGAAGCTAAGATTATCCCATATGAAGATTTTAATATTAAAAAAGTTAGGGGTTTTGATATAATCTTTATAAGTGCCATGACTTCTGACTTTAAAGCTGTAAAAAAATTAGTTAAAGAATTAAAATTAAAAGAAAATAAAAAAGTAATAATTGGGGGTCCTATAGCAAGTGATATTTATCTCTTAAATAAAATTGAAGCTGATATATCTATAATAGGAGAAGGAGAAATCACAATAAGAGAGTTAATAAAGAAAGACTTTAATCCTGAAGGAATTAAAGGAACAACTTATTGGGATGAAGAGTTAAAGATAAACCCATTTAGAGAGATATTAAAAGATTTAAGCTTAATTACACCATCTAAAGATATTAAAGATTACAAAAACTATTTTTCTGCAAGGGTTTATGTTGAAGTTGTAAGAGGATGTAGTAATTTTAAAAGAGCTCTTTTATTATGCAAAAATAAGAAATGTTCTCTCTGTAAAGAAGGATCACTTTATTGCCCATCAAATATAAAGCCAGGTTGTGGTTTCTGCTCGGTTCCATCTCTATTTGGCTATGCAAGAAGTAGAGATGAAGAAGTTATATTAGAAGAATTAGAAGAGCTGTTTAAACAAGGTGTTAAAAAAGCTGTTCTTTCAGCTCCAGATTTTTTAGATTATAAAAGAGATGGCTATAATCCATATAAACCAGAGCCAAATTATGAAGCTATAGAAAGTTTGATAGATAATGCAAAAGATCTAGCTGATAAGTATGATGCAAATGTAATGGTAGAAAATATAAAAGCAAATCTTTTTAATGAGAAGATAGCTAAAATATTGAGTAAGTTAAATACAACAATCTATATTGGATGTGAAAGTGGAGATAAAAAACACTGTGAGCTTTTAGGACGTCCATCATACCCAGAGGATGTATTAAAAGCTGTAAAAATAGCTAAAAAATACAATTTAAAAGCACAAGTATATTTCATTTATGGCTTACCTGGGGAGAATAAGAAAACTGTAGAAAATACTATAAAATTCATGCATAAAATAAAACCATATATAGATAAGATCACTGTTTATAAATTTAGACCTTTGCCTATGTCTGCTTTTCAAGAGTTTAAACCAAAAATAACAGAGTATTCATTAAAAATAAAAAAAGAAGCTAAAAAAATAAACTATGAGATCAAAAAAAGATATATAGGAAAAATTTTAGATGTTATTATAGCTGAAAAACATTTAAAAAATGATGATTATGCTGTAGGGTATTTAAAAGATAGTGGTTTAGTAGTTTTTGTAAAAAATGGAAATAAATATATTGGAAGAGTAAAAAAAGTAAAAATAATAAAAGCTCATGAAAAATACTTAGAGGGGGTTATTATCTAATGCTTCCTATCCTATTATCTTTTGAAAATAAAAAAGTGGCTGTTTTTGGCTGTGGAGAAGTAGGAAAGAGAAGGGCATTAAAAATATTAAAAAATGGAGGAAATGTTGACATATATTCTAAAAATTTTGATAATGAGATAAAAAAAATAAAAAATGATAGATTAAAATTAATAAATGTTGATTTAAATAAACTCTCTGATGAGGAGCTTAGAGAGATTATTAAAGATTATGATTTTATTGTAGCTGCAGTTAATGAAGAAATAAATAGAAGGATAGTAAAAATAGCCAATGAGCTTAATAAGTTTGTTAATGCATCTAATTTAATGAGTGGAGTTAATTTTATCCTCCCTGCATATACTGAAGTTAATGGTGTAATATTCTCCATATACACAAGAGGAAAATCTCCAATGTTAGCTAAGAAAATAAGAATTTTAGTGGAAAATATTATAAGAGACCAAGATATCTCTTTCTTATCAGAATTTAGAGAATTTCTAAAAGAAATAGTACCTAATCAAAAGGATAGAAAGAAAGTTATAGAAGAATTGTTTAATAATAAAGAATTCAGAGAAGAGTTAAAAAAAATAGTGATGAGGGTCTTAAATGATCATAGTTCTAAAAGCTGATTATAAAAAGTACTCTGTTAATGATTTAGAAAAGCTAAGATTTAATGAAAAAGAATTTTATAGTAAATATGAAAATGCTATTCTCTTACAGACGTGCAATAGGGTTGAGCTTATCTTTTATGGATATAGCTTAGATGAAATAAAAAATATAAAAAATTTTGAAAAGTTTGATCTTCTTTTAGAAGATGAGGCTATCTTACATCTATTTAGATTAGCTGCAGGATTAGAATCAATGATTGTAGGAGAAGTTCAAATTTTAGGTCAAATAAAAGATGCTTTTTTAAAAGCAAATATTAAAGATAAGAGGTTTGAAAAAATTATGTTAAAAATTATACATACTGGACAGAGAGTTAGGGAAGAAACTGAAATAAGCAAAGGTTCAGTCTCTATTGGCTCTGCAGCTGTGGAATTAGCTGAAAAGTTTGGATTAGAAGGGAAAAATATTTTATTAATTGGAGCTGGAGAGATGGCCACTCTTGTTATAAAAGCTCTAAAAGAAAAAAATGTTAAAGCTATTATTATAGCTAATAGAACATATGAAAAAGCCCTAAAATTAGCTAAAGAGCTTGGAGGTATAGCTGTAAGATTTGACAAATTAAAAGAGGCTTTAAAATATGCTGATATTGTTATCTCTGCTACATCAGCCCCACATCCAATATTAACAAAAGAAAGAGTTATGGATATTGAAGAAACAATTATTATAGATATAGCCAATCCAAGAGATACAACAGATGATATTAGAGAACTTAAACATATAAAATTATTTACAATAGATGATTTAAAAATAATTGCTGAAGAAAACTTAAAAAGGAGGATGAAAGAAATTCCGAAAGTAGAAAAAATTATAAAAGAGGAATTTGAAAATTTAAAAAAGTTATTAAAAGAACTTGAAATTGAAGAGAAAATAAAAGATTTTTGTATAAACTTGGAAAATCTTAGAATAAGAGAAGTGGAGAAAGCCAAAAAACTATTAAAAACAAGAGATCCTGAAAGAGTTTTAGAGGATTTTTCAAGATCTTTTTGTAAAAAAATAATTTATGATTTGAAAAGGGTGTTAAAATGAAAATGTTGGAGAAAATAAGAAAAGTTAAGTTATTTACAGCATACAATGCTAATGTTGATGCTATTAAATATTTAAATAGCAATGATGTGCAAAGATTAGTTGACATGTTTGATCATAAAGAGATTATAAGAAGGATGGAAGAGTATCCAAGAGTGATAGAAGAACCATTAGATTTTGTAGCAAGATTAGTGTATTCAATAAAGACAGGTAAACCTGCAGAAGTTCCAATAGTTGAAGAGATGAATGAATGGTTTAATAAGCTTAAATATGATGAAGAAAGAATGGGAGGACAGGCAGGAATAGTGGCTAATTTAATGGCCACTTTAAATATAGATAGAGTAATAACATATGTACCTCTTCTATCTAAAAAACAGGCTGAAATGTTCCATGAAAATGTTTTATATCCAAAATTGGAAAATAACAAATTAGTATTTAAAAAAATAAGGGAGAGTTATGAAGATGTACCTACTAAAATAAATAGAATTTTTGAGTTTAAAAAAGGATTAAAATTTAAGTTAGGAAATGAGGAGATAGTAGCCAAAGAATCTACAAGATTTATAGCTGCATCAAGACCAGAAAGCTATAGAATAGGAATTAGAGATGAATTAAGACCATATCTCCCACAGTTTGGAGTGGATTGTGCTTTTTTATCTGGTTATCAGGGAATAAAAGAGAAATATAAAGATGGAAAAACTGCTGAATATTATTTTGAAAAGGCTAAAGAGGATATAAAGTTGCTAAAGGAAGGAAATATTATGACACATTTAGAATTTGCTTCTATATCAAATATTAAGATAAGGGAGATGGTTGTTAATTATATTCTAAGTGAAGTTAATAGCGTAGGTATGGATGAAACTGAAATAGCTAATGTTTTACATATATTAGGTTATGAAGATTTGAGTGATAAAATAATAAAAAATAGTTTTGTTGAAGATATTGTTGAAGGATCTAAAATCCTATTAGACAAATTTAATAATTTGGAAATAATTCAAGTTCATACTATTTACTTTATTCTATTCGTTTGTAGAAAAGACAATCCTCTTGATTTAAAAGAGTTAAAAGAATGTTTAGACTTCTCAACTATTCTTGCTGCAACAAGAGCTAAATTAGGAAAAATAGAGAGTGTAGATGATTTAAAAGAAGGTTTGAAAATTAGCTATAACAAATATAGAGATATGTATGATAAATGTATGATTGAAGATGATTATAAAATAGCTATAACTCCATCAAGATATGTTGAAAATCCAAAATCAACTGTAGGTTTAGGAGACACAATATCTTCTGGAGCATTTGTTTATTATAATGCTCTTATTAAAAATAAAAAATAAATTTTTTAAAATTTTAAAAAATAATGCTCCGGCCGGGATTTGAACCCGGGTCGCGGGCTCGAAAGGCCCGCATGATTGGCCGGACTACACCACCGGAGCAATTAAAACTAAAAATATGGCGGACCCGGGGGGATTTGAACCCCCGACCCCCGGCTTAGAAGGCCGGTGCCCTATCCAGGCTAGGCTACGGGTCCAATATAAGCACTTTAAAAAATTGTTATAGCCATATATAAATTTTTCGTTTTTTAATATGTAACAAAGATATAAAAATCTCTTAAAACAATTTAGAGAAATGGTGAAAGAATGTTTTTGGGTAACGATACATTAACATTAGAAAATAGAATGTTATGTGTAGATGGCTATCCTTTTAAAGAGCTTGCTGAGAAATTTGGAACACCATTATATGTAATTTCAGAAGAACAGATTAAAATAAACTATAGAAAATACATAGAAGCATTTAAAAGATATGAAAAAGAGACAAAAAAGAACTTTATTTTAGCATATGCATATAAAGCAAATTCAAATCTTGCTGTAACTAAACTTTTAGCTAAGCTTGGTTCTGGAGCAGATGTAGTTAGTGGAGGGGAGCTATACATAGCTAAACTTTCTGGAGTTCCATCAGATAGAATTGTTTTTAATGGTAATTGTAAGACTGAAAAAGAAATTATAATGGGAATTGAGGCAGGAATAAGAGCTTTTAATGTAGATAGCATTAGTGAGTTATTATTAATTGAAAAATTATCTAAAGATTATGGCGAGGCTAATGTAGCATTTAGAATAAACCCTGATGTAGATCCTAAAACACATCCAAAAATAGCTACAGGACTTAAAAAGAGCAAGTTTGGAATGAATAAGGAAGTGGCTAAAAAAGCTATAAAAATGGCATTAAAAATGAAAAATATCAACTTTGTAGGATTACACTGCCATATTGGATCTCAAATCACTGATCTGTCTCCTTTTATTGAAGCTACTAAAAAAATGATGGAGTTTATATTAGAGTTGAAAAGAGAAGGAATAGAGGTAGAGGATTTAAATTTAGGTGGAGGTTTAGGAATACCATATTATAAAGATAAAAAAATTCCTACTATTGAAGATTATGCTAATGCTTTAATAGACACTATTTTATCATATGACATTCATCCAAACTTAATTTTAGAGCCAGGAAGAAGTATTGTAGCCACAGCTGGTTATTTATTAGGGAAAGTTATACATAGAAAAGATATGTGGGTTATGATTGATGCAGGAATGAATGATCTTATAAGGCCTGCAATTTATGATGCCTATCATCATATAGAAAATGCTGTATTAAAAGAGGAGAAAGAGGTAGTTAATGTAGCGGGAGGGCTTTGTGAAAGTTCAGATGTATTTGGTAGAGAAAGAGAAATATGTAAGCCTGAAGTAGGAGATGTGCTAGTTATATTTGATGCTGGGGCTTATGGTATTAGTATGGCTAATAACTACAATGCTAGACCTAAGCCAAGAATGATTATGACTTCAAAAAGAGGAGTGTTTATAATAAGAGAGAGAGAAGAGTACAGTGATTTAATATCAAAAGATATTATTCCTCCCCATTTACTTTAAGTTGTTGAACTTTCAGCATCATTATATAACTCATCTCCAACCTTAACTTCTTCATCAAATCCTTTACTACCTTTTAATGTCTCTATTCTAAATATGTATGATTTATACCATATATCTTCAGGCTTTTTCTTTATTGGAGCTAATCTCCAAGCTTTAGTTTCTTCTTCATAACCCCAATTTATATATTGATTAAAGTTTCTTATCAGATCAGTTATAACTACATTAAAATCATTTAATAATATTTTTTGAATTTCTCTCCATTTATCTAATGAACTTTCTCTCCTAGTTATTCCAAAATACCCTGCTCTTCTTTCTCCTTTTAATGCTGATATCCCCCTTCCAATAAATGTTTTTATTGCATAAAGTGTTTCTGGAGGATCTGTTATGAAAGTATCAAATTTCTTTTTATATTTTTCAGGCAGTGGGTTTCTTAAATCTAAAGT from Methanocaldococcus villosus KIN24-T80 includes these protein-coding regions:
- a CDS encoding B12-binding domain-containing radical SAM protein, which codes for MKALIIDCLAVNDGKRVLARDVIGAGPRTVKGILESEGLEAKIIPYEDFNIKKVRGFDIIFISAMTSDFKAVKKLVKELKLKENKKVIIGGPIASDIYLLNKIEADISIIGEGEITIRELIKKDFNPEGIKGTTYWDEELKINPFREILKDLSLITPSKDIKDYKNYFSARVYVEVVRGCSNFKRALLLCKNKKCSLCKEGSLYCPSNIKPGCGFCSVPSLFGYARSRDEEVILEELEELFKQGVKKAVLSAPDFLDYKRDGYNPYKPEPNYEAIESLIDNAKDLADKYDANVMVENIKANLFNEKIAKILSKLNTTIYIGCESGDKKHCELLGRPSYPEDVLKAVKIAKKYNLKAQVYFIYGLPGENKKTVENTIKFMHKIKPYIDKITVYKFRPLPMSAFQEFKPKITEYSLKIKKEAKKINYEIKKRYIGKILDVIIAEKHLKNDDYAVGYLKDSGLVVFVKNGNKYIGRVKKVKIIKAHEKYLEGVII
- a CDS encoding S16 family serine protease; the protein is MRKLILLLLLINPVLAVVIKAPAVSITDHGFVGVPITFEIHAQKGDGHVFIDTMPLTQLDMQSSARIAAKVAGEIANKDIDNYNVYIIVRSDVPIVGGPSAGGTMTIGILAELLNLTINKNVMMTGTINPDGSIGPVGGILEKIEAAKEANCSIFLIPKGQRYIKEGDREVDAVEFGKRLGIEVVEVGSIYEAFPYFFNKKITIKSYPPNPIAEEKYKRIMKSLAEKILNMSEEKYRNISTILEQDYFGYEYNYLLNCKLNEAKEMIEKANREYINKKYYSATSTAFNALIKLEDIENKIKFLSGVSVKSILLKIQDDISKDKEIVYSKNLTTKNFEEVLSARLRIKKAESLLDEAWKEYYLGNYDKAIEYGSFADMRGKSAIWWISLAEEGGEKIDNNKLKVLAQQYLDNAQTVLTYLETLYPNINFDDLENELKNAKEAYNEGDYILSIAQSIDLSVKAEVPLVIFSDIEYLKNYAKNKINLAERYITPISALSYYEYAETLEDNVSKIMYYKYSSYCAQMDLDILKILNKSVIVKNPEGNLYKEVKEKPELDETAIIITAVLSGLIGFSAGYIFRKVTA
- the pfkC gene encoding ADP-specific phosphofructokinase; its protein translation is MKMLEKIRKVKLFTAYNANVDAIKYLNSNDVQRLVDMFDHKEIIRRMEEYPRVIEEPLDFVARLVYSIKTGKPAEVPIVEEMNEWFNKLKYDEERMGGQAGIVANLMATLNIDRVITYVPLLSKKQAEMFHENVLYPKLENNKLVFKKIRESYEDVPTKINRIFEFKKGLKFKLGNEEIVAKESTRFIAASRPESYRIGIRDELRPYLPQFGVDCAFLSGYQGIKEKYKDGKTAEYYFEKAKEDIKLLKEGNIMTHLEFASISNIKIREMVVNYILSEVNSVGMDETEIANVLHILGYEDLSDKIIKNSFVEDIVEGSKILLDKFNNLEIIQVHTIYFILFVCRKDNPLDLKELKECLDFSTILAATRAKLGKIESVDDLKEGLKISYNKYRDMYDKCMIEDDYKIAITPSRYVENPKSTVGLGDTISSGAFVYYNALIKNKK
- a CDS encoding precorrin-2 dehydrogenase/sirohydrochlorin ferrochelatase family protein, with amino-acid sequence MLPILLSFENKKVAVFGCGEVGKRRALKILKNGGNVDIYSKNFDNEIKKIKNDRLKLINVDLNKLSDEELREIIKDYDFIVAAVNEEINRRIVKIANELNKFVNASNLMSGVNFILPAYTEVNGVIFSIYTRGKSPMLAKKIRILVENIIRDQDISFLSEFREFLKEIVPNQKDRKKVIEELFNNKEFREELKKIVMRVLNDHSSKS
- the lysA gene encoding diaminopimelate decarboxylase produces the protein MFLGNDTLTLENRMLCVDGYPFKELAEKFGTPLYVISEEQIKINYRKYIEAFKRYEKETKKNFILAYAYKANSNLAVTKLLAKLGSGADVVSGGELYIAKLSGVPSDRIVFNGNCKTEKEIIMGIEAGIRAFNVDSISELLLIEKLSKDYGEANVAFRINPDVDPKTHPKIATGLKKSKFGMNKEVAKKAIKMALKMKNINFVGLHCHIGSQITDLSPFIEATKKMMEFILELKREGIEVEDLNLGGGLGIPYYKDKKIPTIEDYANALIDTILSYDIHPNLILEPGRSIVATAGYLLGKVIHRKDMWVMIDAGMNDLIRPAIYDAYHHIENAVLKEEKEVVNVAGGLCESSDVFGREREICKPEVGDVLVIFDAGAYGISMANNYNARPKPRMIMTSKRGVFIIREREEYSDLISKDIIPPHLL
- the hemA gene encoding glutamyl-tRNA reductase, whose amino-acid sequence is MIVLKADYKKYSVNDLEKLRFNEKEFYSKYENAILLQTCNRVELIFYGYSLDEIKNIKNFEKFDLLLEDEAILHLFRLAAGLESMIVGEVQILGQIKDAFLKANIKDKRFEKIMLKIIHTGQRVREETEISKGSVSIGSAAVELAEKFGLEGKNILLIGAGEMATLVIKALKEKNVKAIIIANRTYEKALKLAKELGGIAVRFDKLKEALKYADIVISATSAPHPILTKERVMDIEETIIIDIANPRDTTDDIRELKHIKLFTIDDLKIIAEENLKRRMKEIPKVEKIIKEEFENLKKLLKELEIEEKIKDFCINLENLRIREVEKAKKLLKTRDPERVLEDFSRSFCKKIIYDLKRVLK
- a CDS encoding CRISPR-associated endonuclease Cas6, coding for MKLPMIICRLKTNKPLKKIHTPYLRGYILKKFPNYVELHHHSNGGFLYMYPKIQYKVINGDAVILGIKEGINILKDIIFDIDKLELNKEVYYVVNGYIKAVFEEFGESEEMITYKFISPWIALNEKNYLKYKNMDNESRKELLEKILIGNILSMSKYLNYTVKEKLEAEILRLENLTVKYKGNKFIGFFGEFKVNFNIPNYLGIGRKVSKGFGTVIRL